Proteins from a single region of Psychrobacter cryohalolentis K5:
- a CDS encoding TetR/AcrR family transcriptional regulator yields the protein MTMKAVKQKDGIETSQHLAPLSDMRPATLDKIEQAVRKVFAGFDPSEVTMAQIAKSANVSLQTLYKYFGDKQTLFNTIMDIVLGRLATRIMDHLQGIDSVKDRLRKTLWVCFDFVDSHPDAVMVLSSISVSRIRSIAIYENKELIGAFLDVLEDGQKRGVLNDSVPLYILFDVFMGFISRLGFMHIMRQTNTPINAEFDALFVILWRAISKPETEKV from the coding sequence ATGACAATGAAGGCGGTCAAGCAAAAGGATGGTATTGAGACCTCTCAACATTTAGCGCCCTTATCAGATATGCGACCTGCCACCTTGGATAAGATTGAGCAAGCGGTTCGTAAAGTGTTCGCAGGCTTCGACCCTAGTGAAGTAACGATGGCGCAAATTGCAAAGTCTGCCAACGTTTCATTGCAAACGCTCTATAAATACTTTGGTGACAAGCAAACTTTGTTTAATACCATTATGGATATCGTACTTGGTAGGTTGGCGACGCGGATTATGGATCATTTACAAGGGATTGATAGCGTCAAAGATCGATTGCGCAAGACACTCTGGGTATGTTTTGATTTTGTCGACAGCCATCCAGATGCAGTGATGGTGCTGTCCTCGATATCGGTATCCCGCATTCGTAGTATTGCTATCTATGAGAATAAAGAGCTGATTGGTGCATTTTTGGATGTATTAGAAGATGGGCAAAAACGAGGGGTATTAAACGACAGCGTGCCGCTATATATCCTATTTGATGTTTTTATGGGTTTTATCAGCCGTCTAGGTTTTATGCATATTATGCGGCAGACAAATACGCCGATAAACGCAGAATTTGACGCGCTATTTGTGATTTTATGGCGAGCGATATCTAAGCCTGAAACAGAGAAAGTGTAA